A stretch of DNA from Carya illinoinensis cultivar Pawnee chromosome 12, C.illinoinensisPawnee_v1, whole genome shotgun sequence:
CCAGGTGGCTGCCGGCGCCGGTGAAGCCTGCCATGTCTTTCGGGGCAAAGCTCAGTTAGGGCTTCAGGTGAGTTTACTTGTTTTTTAttagtttcttttttgtttgaaatatcaAGATCTGCGATTTTTAGGTTTATTCGGAGAAGTTGCGATTTGACAATGCATCTATAGGCTTTGTTTGATTTGATCGACATTTCATCTTTATGGTGAACTTTCTTGTTGCTTAGTTTTGAAGTTTGAGTTTCACTTGTGACACTATGCTTGATTTTTGAATGCAAGAATTGATTTGAATGTTCTTTGTGCGCGTTTTTTCATTACCATTTTGGGGTGTATACAGTAGTTGGCTGAAATGATTGGACCAGTGTCTTCTTGGGACATCGATCATTGTTAGATACGCAGGCAAGCTAGGTAGCATTTTCTCTTAAATGAATTTTGTtgtctattttaaattttaaggcAAAACTTCCTCTGTTCAGAAAGATAGTAGTTGAAATTCAtattctttcttgtttctctcAATCAAGTTACATTCTTTTCTGAAGTAGCTGAAATTTATGTTAATGTTTTAATTCGTTATGTAAATGATTCTGTTTGTAGACACCTTGTTGGCTATGTTGTTCTTGTGGACTATCAACAGTTGGCCGAGTTTTGCTGTGGTAGATTTTTTGTGTCATCAATTCTAGATACTCCCCAATTTTCTCATCATGTTGTTTGTCCATGCAGCATGGTGTTGGCCATGTAGGTATTCCCTTTCCTTGCCATCCTAGCGGCGAAGATTATGGTTCTGAAGCAGAGGATCGCTTACAAAGCCCTAGTTCGATTGCTGGCACAAAGAACAGATTCTTGCGTAAGGTGTGGTGCTTCTTTAACTTCTTTGATTGAACCATGATGTCTTAATAGGGCCTGTTGGATTCAATAGCTTCTGAGCGAGGATCATTATTAGCTATTGCAGTAGATTATTGAGTGAGGATCATAGAGTAGATGAAGAGAAACTTGGCCCATTTTATCTTCTTATGCGCGTGGCACCCATCCAGTGCTGCATGCGTCTTACAAACTGGCAGGACCTAGCTAGAGAATATCAGGTTATTTCCTTTTCAAGGATTAGTTCTTATGTTATCATCACAGTGATTTGCTTCATGGACAACATCATTATTTTAGTTTCGATCTGAAGTTTGACTTTCCATGAGTCAGAATTTTCTCATATGAAAAGGAGTGCACAAAAGGGAATTCACAACTTTGCTTTTGGCAAATTAAAAATGAGGTGTCTGtcttcccctcccctcccttcTAAATCTTCTATGATAGTTCTAATACTAGATGGTTTTCCTCTTTTCAGCTTGAATCTTCGTTTCAGATTTCAAACTCTGCGATGGAGGGGGCAACAAAGTGGGATCCTGTCTGCTTGAAGACATCAGATGAAGTTTTGCAGATTTACAGTCACACAAAGCTCCTTGACCAACAACTAAGTGCTGTTTCGGTAGTTTCTGTACTTGAAGCCAAATTGGAGCAGGCTCGAGCCCGCATTCAGGAGCTTGAGACTGAGCACAGATACTCAAAAAAGAAACTGGAGCACTTGTCAAGGAAAATCAGTGAGGAAAGGGCATCATGGCGGAGCAGGGAGCATGAGAAAATCCGtgcttttattgatgatttaaaaGCTGAATTGAACAGGGAAAGAAAAAATCGCCAGAGGATTGAAGTTGTAAATTCCAAATTGGTTAATGAGCTGGCTGATACCAAATTATCAGCAAAGCGATTTATGCAGGactatgaaaaagaaagaaaggccaGAGAATTAATTGAGGAAGTATGTGACGAGCTTGCGAAGGAGATTGGAGAAGACAAGACTGAAGTTGAAGTGCTAAAGAGGGAGTCCATGAAACTCCTGGAGGAAGTGGAGGAGGAAAGGAGAATGTTGCAGATGGCTGAGGTCTGGCGTGAAGAACGTGTTCAGATGAAGCTGGTCGATGCAAAGGTGGCCCTTGAAGAGAAGTACTCTCAGATGAGCAAGCTTGTAGCCGATCTAGAGAAATTTATGAGGCCAAGAAGTTCAAGTTTGGATGTGAAGGAAATGAGAGAAGTGGATTTGCTTCGAGAGGCTGCTGCCTCTGTGAATATTCAACTTATAAAGGAATTCTCTTATGAACCTCCCAATTCAGATgatattttttctgttttcgaAGATGTTAATTTTGCTGAATCCAATGAAAGGGAGATTGAACCATGTATCGCTTATAGTCCTGCCAGCCCTGCCTCCAAAATTCATACGGTGAGTCCTGTGGTTAATGTAATCAGCAAGGACAGAATTCAGAGACATTCGCATACATTTGTTGATGAGAATGgtgacatggaagaagatgaaagtgGGTGGGAAACTGTGAGCCATCTTGAGGATCAGGGCTCAAGTTATTCACTAGAAGGGACTGCCCCATATGTCATCAAGAATCGCCAAGAAAGTAATGTCTCCAGAAGCAGAATGGAATGGGACGAAAATGCTGGTCAAGAACCACAAATCACTGAAATTCGTGAAGTCCTCTCAGTGCCAACGAGGCAGTTGAAGAATGTTTCATCCATAACACGACTTTGGAAATCATGTCCTGGCAATGATGAGAATTTCAAGATTATCTCTGTAGAGGGGATGAAAGGTAGACTTTCAAATGAATTGGCATCCAATGGAAGTATCATGTCTCCAGATAGGGTGTCAGGTAAAAGTGGGATTAGTCCCCCGGATTTGGTTGGGCAGTGGAGTTCTCCCGAGTGTGGGTATCCCTATGTAACTAGAGGGATGAAAGGGTGCATTCCTCGCGGTACACAGAAGAGTAGTTTAAAGGCACAGCTTTTGGAGGCAAGGATGGAAAGCCAGAAGGTTCAATTGCGCCATGTTCTTAAACAGAAGATTTAAGAAGAATTTTTAGACAGGACGACAGAGTTTGCTCAATTCTGCTTAGCCATAGTGAAAACAAGTAATTTCATTGCCACCTTGAAAAGTACCCATTTGAAACATCTCGGATGAAAACTCTAATTTTTCAAGTTCTCCAATATTGGCATGCAATTATCCAGTAtgaaaagttgtgtttcatacTTCTTCCAACCCGAGGAATGGCGATTTTCAAACCAGATTATCTTGTTTCACGCGTAGCTGCAGTTTCACTTGTTTAGGTTATATGAGTCTCTCTCATTGCAAGTGAGCTGGAGAGCAAACTATTCTCTTTGTACCAAATGGTTTTAAAGTCTTGACACTCTCAAAGAACGCAAATACATGGTAGagattgaaaattgaaatgataGCATTCTCCCTCTGTGTTTTTGCACAACTCTTAGCAAACTGCAAAGGCATTGAAGGAAGATTAGATAAGTAATAAAACGGGGAGTACATAGTCTACGATGCGGCTTTGTTTCCCACGGTCACTGTTATCTATATTCTTGAAAGTTGACGTGTCCTGTTGCTTGTGCATGTTCTGCAGCCTCCTACATGTTAATGGAAAATCAAATATTGTCAGCAATTTTGTCATAGGGAATTTCGGAATTCAAATCCAAACCCAAATAAAAAGGAGAGCGTAAATTTGTATTGATGAGAAATGACCTTCTGGCCAACTACTCCCATTTGGCATACTCCACAACGCAAAGTGAAGTTTGCAGTATCAGTGTATCTCCTTTCCCTGGAAATAGCAGGATGGAAGGAATTACAGCATGATCACACACTATTCGCTAAACATTGACATATAGTTAAcgcaataataatattaaaaaataatactttctCTCGTAGCAGCAAAGAGTACAAATCAACATCTATAGGGCCCTACCAACATCCTAATGACCAGTGGGAAATTATTCTACAAACCTCCTCTATACAAAAGcctaaaacaataaaatctaaaatttaactCATCTATACCACAACTTCTGATTTGTCTACACCtcacccccacccccccccacccccccccccccccccccccccccccccccccccacaaatgTTCTTTATTATCTTATAATGCTACTTTCCAGTCTGGGGAAATTTGTGGACAAGCTAGTTCTTATACGAGTACCATGAAGCCAAGATGAAACCTCAAATATTACCTTTGTTGTTCCTTAGCAAAATTAAGAGCAAGCCCCTCAACTGGACCAATGTTACCGTCCAGTACGTTGAAAATAGTCTGATCAAAGTCCTCTGAGGCTCCCTCAAAGGGCGACATCTATTCATACAAAAACAATGAAGCATCTCATAAGGAAACAATACATAAGAAACCATAACTATTAATGAGGTCAGGCAggaaaaaagattaaataacAATGAACACATAGAAggcaaataaattgaaattgcaATTTTGGTAAAATTACTAACCCTGTATCGAATTTTCTTAGTGCATTTAAGtctttttctcaagttcttttcatttttttcaaaatgtttgGTTCACAAAGACATCTCACGAAAGTAGACTCATAAAGTGATGTGATTTGTTGTGGTGCATTAGATGGTAAAACTCTTGCTTCTGAAAATATTCAACATGTCACATCTAGCCACATCGGTTTGTAAATTTTACTTTTGTGACATTTCATTGCGAACCCAGCActcctctttttaatttttattttccaaatcaAATAAGCATACAaggggaaaagggaaaaggtGGTCAAGGTGATCCAGTTGGATTATAGTTGGCCAAGTGACTCCCGAGCGGCGCTAAAGTGATGGCAGATATTTAGAACTTCTTCAAATGGGTAGTTGCtggatgattttattattattcctcTAAGCATACaaccagaaaaaataaataaaaataaatacaaaatagagaattatatattaacaattagAACCACATTACAGCTAAGGCATCATAATGGAGCCCATCATATATCAGCATAACCCTTTCGGAGTATTTCTTTTCCTGTAAAATAGCACCCCAAAAAAGAGAAGCAAAATATTTAGTAATGGCAAGTTGATTAGATTCAGATCCAGAGAGAACGGATTCCTAATGCTAACCTGACCATACAAATCACATCGCGTGGTCTGGATATCATATGCTGCAATTTCACGCCCATAATAATCAGCTAATATTGAAAGCTCAATGGCACCTTCATAGAGAATATAAAGTAGAGTAAGAACAATAGAGCAAGATAGGACATAACAACATCGTAGTGCTCGACTGTGACTGAATATGCGGGAAACCCAACAAAAGCAGAGAAAAACTCCATTCCACACAAACCAATACAcaacacttcagaccccttttTTTCATTTCGATTACATCTTACAGACAATGATGCTTCCCCAGATCAAGAATGGAAAGTCAACAAACCTCCCCAGTTCTCCGAATCAAGAATCCAAGCACAATACTCTTCATTTGGCTTTCCAAGAAATGCTTCAGAATATTTTGCTGGATCACTTGCCACTGCTGCAgctataaccttcaaaattattgataaaaatgTAAGGATAAACGAGCATAAAAAGCAATAATTATGCCACTAATGCACGCAAAAAAGTGTAAGCAGGTCTGCACGAATGTAAAACCTTAGCAATTCTATATTCCTAGATTAATATCCAGAATGCCACGTGCCTGATTTTGATCGAATTTGGTCTTTTAATTTGGAATGGAGTGAAAGTATAAACTGCTTACATAGAAAACTTTTTGTCAGGATATATTGACACTTGTATATAATAGCGGTTTAATAAAGCAACACAAAGGAACATGAACAACATAAATAAGTATCAGATTTACACTAAGATAGGTTTATAAAGCCATATGGAATATGAAGTTTGATCAGTTGAATTCTGCaagttcaaaatttaaaatttaaatctgaaTAAGATTTTCAAATGCTATGGATTGTAACCTGTCTCAATTCAGGTGCTTTGTCTTTGTTATGATCCATGACATACCTGCAActcaagaaacaagaaaaaaagatcAGACATAACAAACGCACTCCCTTCCTTGCAAATGATAATAGCGAGTATGTGTGTTCCGATCTGAGCTTACCCAACGGCATTAAAGAGGCAACTATTGTCCGAGGGAATGACCCTTCTCACCACATTACCTTCCATGTTAAGATCAATATATCCTAAAAACAATCACAATCACATATAACGTTAGCCAGAAATGAATACAAAACGCACAATATAGAACCCAAAGCAAGCAATTGCAATACAAAATAGAGGAAACCCATTTGCGTAGAGGGAAGaagaaccaaaaagaaaaaatagaactgATGAAATTTTAATTGAAGAAAACTATTGTGCAGTGTAAAGCAATAGCATAGTTAGTCTTTAGAAGCAACAATAGATAATATCTCTCCAATGTTAAATTCCTAAACTAATAGCGGCAAGAGGGAGGCTTGTAGCTCAACCAGACTCAACTTCACAGACGAAGAAGTGGAATACCGACGAGATTCAACTACAAGTTCCCGGCCATCGTTCATAAGCACGCGAGAAACGTGAAAAAAGAAACACTTTACTGGAAACAAGAAGCAAACaaaaattatgacaaaaaaGGTATGTAGATTACTCAggtaaaaaaaagttcaaagaaaTAGAAATATGAACAACTCCGGGTGTACGTCCCACCACCCCAGATTTACAtgcaagaaaagaacgaatttTGGAAATGCTGTGATTGGGGGAAATCTTACTCTTGTTTATTTCGTGTCACACGCCAAGAAGAAGAAAgcaagaaagaagaagatagagaaaatcagagaaacagagagagaatgGCTAAATCAACCGTATCATTCATGTTATTTTCCCGCTGTACAACTCACCCACCTTTTATACAATCTTGGGCTTCTAATCAATCAGTTACAATCATGGGCTTTACTTATTTCACTCTACAATCACGGCTTCACCCATTCAACTAAGGCCCAGTTAACTAAAGCCCAGCTAACTAATCTCATATCATATGCACGTATGCTTCTGAAACACTCCTCACGTGCGTAAAAAATATGCGAGTCACATTTGGATCAGGAAAGGAATAGTTGGAGGAATAGACGGGATTGGGTCTGGATGTCTCAACTGAGTAAAGGCTGGCGCCGAATGTCTCACTGTTTTCTGATGCCATATCTTTCCTTCCACTTTAGTGGGGTCCTGACATCCTGTCATGGGTCATGGGGCCCGTTTACTCTCGGAAATACCTGGCTGTACCTTGAAGGTTAGGCAAAGCCTTCGAACtctgttatttttttcaatgttgaTTGTAAGGTTCTCGTTAtgttatttgaaaagaaaatgatcttTTGTCCCCTTCGAAAAACATTGTTCAGAGGCTGAAGGTGATCTGAGGGTGGTGAATGGGCGATGAAGATTGGGTAACCTGGACAGCCAAAGCaccaaaagaaaatagagtagaAAGTTGTTATCTAATGGCCAAAACACATGGCGGCCTACTCACTCTCATTTAATGGGCAACACCACTTTTCGATTTGGCCATTTGAGATGGCTACTCGCATGCTTTCATGGCACTAACGGTGCATGCATTGCACTAAAAACTCGGAAGATAACTTGGTTTTAAAACAATGAATATGCGTTACATTCCATTCCCTGCCAAAACAGGTGAACCGAATACTTTCTCGGTGTCTTCTTAACAAGGACACTGCACTGGATATCCTTGTGCTGCTAATTGATGCTCTCTCATCAGTTTTTACAAGTTCAATTATTATGATAGCATTCTTAAAGTAACTACAACCTCCACTGGGAGACAAAACAAAGTCCAACTCCAAATCTCGGTGATACCCCTTCCACCTTATTAACCAGAGCTGTCTAACGAAGCACATGCCATACATCAAAGGAGTTCATGTGGCAGCAATGCACTCAATTTCGATCTTGGCATCCAATGGTAATGCTGCCACTTGATATGTTGAACGAGCCGGGGCAGGGGAAGGAAAGTCTGTCAAGCAAACCATTTAATCAGGCATCAATGGTCATCAGGAAATTTAACAATGGCTACTCCAATTTGTTTGATGTGATCAACTGTGAGCAAATGTCTCAACTACTAAGCTATACGGTCTATCTATCAAAAAGATACCCACACTGGGAATTTTTAAGATCTACATGTAAAAAATTGCCTGGTTTAATACAATATACATGGTGCAAACACAGTTGACCACACATCTGTTTGCTTGCCAAGTCCAAGTTTTTCTATTAGCATAAAAACATCAATGTTAGTTCTAGAACTCACATTTAGCATAAATCTCATTCACTTTCTTGAAGTCTTTCAAGTCAGCTAACCTgcagcaaaaaattaaaaaggaactcATTTCTTTGGTGACACTCATTTTTTGAGATCATGGCAACAGTGCAGAGTAATAGAGGAATTCTTACATAATAGTTGTCTTAACTACTGAGGCATAGCTTGCACCACCAGCTTTCAGTATTTCCCCCATATTTCTGAGAACCTGCAAATTCTCATTCCTATGAATATGTTTGAAA
This window harbors:
- the LOC122289705 gene encoding uncharacterized protein LOC122289705 isoform X1, with the protein product MKMTGKPELPDTFPANLSSKALKSPLDSDLQHKSITRKPSRRLTGNSTCLKRTGAPSGRRSRPNTPLLRLKLSGCDGNGNDRVEDDQKSLRECRRKSRRRKRQDVVVLSARKLAAGLWRLHIPQVAAGAGEACHVFRGKAQLGLQHGVGHVGIPFPCHPSGEDYGSEAEDRLQSPSSIAGTKNRFLRKLESSFQISNSAMEGATKWDPVCLKTSDEVLQIYSHTKLLDQQLSAVSVVSVLEAKLEQARARIQELETEHRYSKKKLEHLSRKISEERASWRSREHEKIRAFIDDLKAELNRERKNRQRIEVVNSKLVNELADTKLSAKRFMQDYEKERKARELIEEVCDELAKEIGEDKTEVEVLKRESMKLLEEVEEERRMLQMAEVWREERVQMKLVDAKVALEEKYSQMSKLVADLEKFMRPRSSSLDVKEMREVDLLREAAASVNIQLIKEFSYEPPNSDDIFSVFEDVNFAESNEREIEPCIAYSPASPASKIHTVSPVVNVISKDRIQRHSHTFVDENGDMEEDESGWETVSHLEDQGSSYSLEGTAPYVIKNRQESNVSRSRMEWDENAGQEPQITEIREVLSVPTRQLKNVSSITRLWKSCPGNDENFKIISVEGMKGRLSNELASNGSIMSPDRVSGKSGISPPDLVGQWSSPECGYPYVTRGMKGCIPRGTQKSSLKAQLLEARMESQKVQLRHVLKQKI
- the LOC122289705 gene encoding uncharacterized protein LOC122289705 isoform X2, whose translation is MVLKQRIAYKALVRLLAQRTDSCVRIFSYEKECTKGNSQLCFWQIKNELESSFQISNSAMEGATKWDPVCLKTSDEVLQIYSHTKLLDQQLSAVSVVSVLEAKLEQARARIQELETEHRYSKKKLEHLSRKISEERASWRSREHEKIRAFIDDLKAELNRERKNRQRIEVVNSKLVNELADTKLSAKRFMQDYEKERKARELIEEVCDELAKEIGEDKTEVEVLKRESMKLLEEVEEERRMLQMAEVWREERVQMKLVDAKVALEEKYSQMSKLVADLEKFMRPRSSSLDVKEMREVDLLREAAASVNIQLIKEFSYEPPNSDDIFSVFEDVNFAESNEREIEPCIAYSPASPASKIHTVSPVVNVISKDRIQRHSHTFVDENGDMEEDESGWETVSHLEDQGSSYSLEGTAPYVIKNRQESNVSRSRMEWDENAGQEPQITEIREVLSVPTRQLKNVSSITRLWKSCPGNDENFKIISVEGMKGRLSNELASNGSIMSPDRVSGKSGISPPDLVGQWSSPECGYPYVTRGMKGCIPRGTQKSSLKAQLLEARMESQKVQLRHVLKQKI
- the LOC122289706 gene encoding OVARIAN TUMOR DOMAIN-containing deubiquitinating enzyme 2-like codes for the protein MEGNVVRRVIPSDNSCLFNAVGYVMDHNKDKAPELRQVIAAAVASDPAKYSEAFLGKPNEEYCAWILDSENWGGAIELSILADYYGREIAAYDIQTTRCDLYGQEKKYSERVMLIYDGLHYDALAMSPFEGASEDFDQTIFNVLDGNIGPVEGLALNFAKEQQRERRYTDTANFTLRCGVCQMGVVGQKEAAEHAQATGHVNFQEYR